Proteins found in one Dehalococcoidia bacterium genomic segment:
- a CDS encoding UbiA-like polyprenyltransferase, whose amino-acid sequence MGSRAAGDERIEIAPSVRAAGVLGVARLGVLLDAVRFEHTLFALPFAYLGVILAARGLPTGHQLLWVTVAMVAARTLAMSANRLIDWRLDALNPRTAGRALPRGILRPIEMAALSLVSLAGFLFAAAQLNPLALTLAPFAAVFIVGYSYTKRFTWLSHFALGIADGIAPMGGWIGVAGALPWEAILLGLAVATWVGGFDMMYCCQDYDFDRRQGLKSVAQTFGIGAALRWSAAMHGLTSASLLTLGIVLGLGPVYYLGWAVATVLLVYEHWLVMPEDLSRLDTAFFNVNGYLAIIIFLCTGASVLFRV is encoded by the coding sequence ATGGGATCTAGGGCGGCGGGCGACGAGAGGATAGAGATCGCGCCGTCCGTGCGGGCGGCGGGCGTCCTCGGCGTGGCCCGGCTGGGCGTGCTGCTGGACGCGGTGCGCTTCGAGCATACCCTCTTCGCCCTACCCTTCGCCTACCTGGGCGTCATCCTGGCCGCTCGGGGGCTGCCCACCGGGCACCAGCTCCTGTGGGTGACCGTCGCGATGGTGGCGGCGCGCACCCTGGCCATGTCCGCGAACCGCCTCATTGACTGGCGCCTGGACGCCCTGAACCCCCGCACGGCGGGTCGGGCGCTGCCTCGGGGCATCCTCCGTCCCATCGAGATGGCGGCGCTGTCTCTGGTCTCCCTTGCGGGCTTCCTGTTCGCGGCGGCCCAGCTCAACCCACTGGCGCTGACGCTGGCGCCCTTCGCCGCCGTGTTCATCGTCGGGTACTCCTACACGAAGCGTTTCACGTGGCTGAGCCACTTCGCCCTGGGTATAGCCGACGGGATTGCGCCGATGGGCGGCTGGATAGGCGTGGCGGGCGCACTCCCGTGGGAAGCGATACTGCTCGGACTCGCCGTCGCCACGTGGGTGGGCGGCTTCGACATGATGTACTGCTGCCAGGATTACGACTTCGACCGGCGGCAGGGGCTGAAGTCGGTGGCGCAGACGTTCGGGATTGGGGCCGCGCTGCGTTGGTCCGCGGCGATGCACGGGCTGACCTCGGCCTCTCTCCTCACCCTGGGGATTGTGCTTGGCCTGGGGCCGGTATACTACCTGGGGTGGGCGGTAGCCACGGTGCTGCTCGTTTACGAACACTGGCTTGTCATGCCGGAGGACCTGTCCCGTCTGGATACGGCGTTCTTCAACGTGAACGGATACCTGGCCATCATCATATTCCTGTGCACCGGGGCGTCGGTGCTGTTCCGGGTCTAG
- a CDS encoding cytochrome b/b6 domain-containing protein, whose amino-acid sequence MTPTSRANVTPSSASDRLHRFTLTERTLHWAHAVVFLLLVITGAAILFPVFATSIADRELVRAVHITAGFGLVLTPIAIALAGNRRAVRRDLADVDRWEEDDWLWIRGWSYYRHGRRMPPPQGRFNAGQKVNAVFTGATVLFFFVTGVIMWKWFYFPRWLVENAGGLHDVMTALAVAVWIGHMYMALLNPTTRESIRGMTVGWVKRDWAAEHHEKWVDELDRQAPPPPGQPDPH is encoded by the coding sequence TTGACGCCTACATCGAGGGCCAACGTAACCCCCTCTTCGGCTAGCGACCGCCTTCACCGCTTCACCCTGACGGAGCGGACGCTCCATTGGGCCCACGCCGTCGTTTTCCTCCTTCTGGTGATAACGGGCGCGGCCATCCTGTTCCCTGTGTTCGCCACGTCCATCGCGGACCGAGAGCTGGTGCGCGCCGTCCACATCACCGCCGGATTCGGCCTCGTCCTGACGCCCATCGCCATCGCCCTCGCGGGCAATCGCCGCGCCGTGCGGCGGGACCTCGCCGACGTTGACCGGTGGGAGGAGGACGACTGGCTCTGGATTCGCGGCTGGTCGTACTACCGCCATGGCAGGCGCATGCCGCCGCCCCAGGGACGGTTCAACGCGGGCCAGAAGGTGAACGCGGTCTTCACCGGCGCGACCGTTCTCTTTTTCTTTGTCACCGGCGTCATCATGTGGAAGTGGTTCTACTTCCCACGATGGCTTGTCGAGAACGCGGGCGGCCTGCACGATGTTATGACGGCCCTTGCCGTGGCGGTCTGGATCGGCCATATGTACATGGCGCTGCTGAACCCCACGACACGGGAGTCCATCCGCGGCATGACCGTGGGCTGGGTGAAGCGCGACTGGGCAGCGGAGCACCACGAGAAGTGGGTGGACGAACTGGACCGGCAGGCGCCCCCGCCCCCTGGTCAGCCCGACCCTCACTAA
- a CDS encoding menaquinone biosynthesis decarboxylase, with translation MAFNDLREFIAFLESKGDIRHVKAPVSRDFEITEIVDRLARKDGGPALLFESVTGFNVPFLINIFGTRQRMAWALGVEDLDQLADRVRDLLNVFREPPTGVVDKLRALGSMAQMASYRPRTVGRAPCQEVVRTGDDAVLDWLPIPQCWPGDGGRYITFPLVISRNPVTGKRNVGTYRMQVYDSRTTGMHWQTHKGGAQHERLGRELGQRSIPVAAVLGADPATLYAGTAPLPPEMDELVFAGFLRREPVEVVPCKTSDLEVPAHAEIVLEGYVDPAEHRTEGPFGDHTGYYSLADEYAVFHITAITHRARPIYPSIIVGRPPQEDYWLGKATERLFLPIIQMILPEVVDINMPAEGIFHNLVIVSVKKEYPGHARKVMYALWGMGLMMLAKAIVVVDHFVNVHDLSEVAWRVTNNIDARRDFVIVDGPLDDLDHAAPLPKYGSKVGIDATTKGPLEGHTRPWPPDIVMSPEIKALVDRRWKEYGI, from the coding sequence ATGGCGTTCAACGACCTGCGCGAGTTCATTGCCTTCCTGGAGAGCAAAGGGGACATACGCCACGTCAAGGCCCCCGTGAGCCGCGATTTCGAGATAACCGAGATTGTGGACCGCCTCGCCAGGAAGGACGGCGGCCCCGCCCTCCTCTTTGAAAGCGTGACGGGTTTCAACGTCCCGTTTCTCATTAACATCTTCGGCACACGGCAGCGCATGGCGTGGGCGCTGGGCGTGGAAGACCTGGACCAGCTCGCTGACCGCGTGCGCGACCTCCTCAACGTCTTTCGCGAGCCGCCGACAGGGGTGGTGGACAAGCTCCGCGCCCTGGGCAGCATGGCGCAGATGGCCTCCTATCGTCCCCGGACGGTGGGCCGCGCTCCGTGTCAGGAGGTGGTCCGCACGGGCGACGACGCGGTGCTGGACTGGCTCCCGATTCCTCAGTGCTGGCCGGGCGACGGGGGGCGCTACATCACCTTCCCCCTGGTTATCTCCCGCAACCCGGTGACGGGCAAACGCAACGTGGGCACCTATCGGATGCAGGTGTACGACAGCCGCACCACGGGCATGCACTGGCAGACGCACAAGGGCGGCGCGCAGCACGAGCGCCTGGGCCGCGAGCTGGGACAGCGGAGCATCCCCGTGGCGGCGGTCCTGGGCGCCGACCCGGCGACCCTCTACGCGGGCACCGCGCCGCTGCCGCCGGAGATGGACGAACTGGTCTTCGCGGGCTTCCTGCGCCGCGAGCCGGTGGAAGTCGTGCCATGCAAGACCAGCGATCTGGAGGTGCCCGCGCACGCGGAGATCGTCCTTGAGGGCTACGTTGACCCCGCGGAGCATCGCACGGAGGGGCCTTTCGGCGACCATACGGGCTACTACTCCCTCGCGGACGAGTACGCCGTCTTCCACATCACCGCCATCACGCACCGCGCCAGGCCCATCTATCCGTCCATCATCGTGGGCAGGCCGCCCCAGGAGGACTACTGGCTGGGCAAGGCGACGGAGCGCCTGTTCCTCCCCATCATCCAGATGATCCTGCCGGAGGTGGTGGACATCAACATGCCCGCGGAGGGCATCTTCCACAACCTCGTCATCGTCTCGGTCAAGAAGGAGTACCCGGGCCATGCCCGCAAGGTGATGTACGCCCTGTGGGGCATGGGGCTGATGATGCTTGCCAAGGCCATCGTGGTGGTTGACCACTTCGTGAACGTGCACGACCTGTCGGAGGTGGCGTGGCGCGTCACCAACAACATAGACGCGCGGCGCGACTTCGTCATCGTGGACGGCCCGCTGGACGACCTTGACCACGCCGCGCCGCTGCCCAAGTACGGCAGCAAGGTGGGCATTGACGCCACGACCAAGGGGCCGTTGGAGGGCCACACGCGGCCCTGGCCTCCGGATATCGTCATGAGCCCGGAGATCAAGGCGCTGGTGGACCGACGCTGGAAGGAATATGGGATCTAG
- a CDS encoding molybdopterin-dependent oxidoreductase: MVPNTSDKPVRFGRRLFLGLLGVGAVALIAGQKVRDLVSGFSLQPIVSAFTGGVTARGFRIYAAEGIPEWDQRTWRLRVDGLVANPQTFTFADVTQLPATAMTRDFECVTGWKVKNVPWKGVALRDLVRMVQPTPQARYITFYSGDGVYTDSLTMEQATLPDVILAYEMSGEPLPLEQGQPLRLINPHMYGYKGPKWVYRVEFKDKQDVGYWQNYGYPIDAYIEGQRNPLFG; the protein is encoded by the coding sequence ATGGTGCCGAACACATCGGACAAGCCTGTCCGTTTTGGGCGTCGCCTGTTCCTGGGGCTTCTGGGAGTGGGAGCCGTTGCCCTGATCGCGGGCCAGAAAGTCCGCGACCTCGTCAGCGGGTTCTCCCTGCAGCCGATCGTATCCGCCTTCACCGGCGGCGTGACCGCGCGCGGCTTTCGCATCTACGCCGCCGAAGGCATCCCGGAGTGGGACCAGCGGACGTGGCGCCTGCGCGTGGACGGTCTTGTGGCGAACCCGCAGACCTTCACCTTCGCCGACGTCACCCAGCTTCCCGCGACGGCGATGACCCGCGACTTCGAGTGCGTCACCGGCTGGAAGGTCAAGAACGTCCCGTGGAAGGGCGTGGCGCTGCGCGACCTCGTTCGGATGGTGCAGCCGACGCCGCAGGCCAGGTACATCACCTTCTACTCCGGCGACGGTGTCTATACAGACAGTCTGACAATGGAACAAGCCACCCTGCCGGACGTCATCCTCGCGTATGAGATGTCCGGCGAGCCGTTGCCTCTGGAGCAGGGCCAGCCACTCCGGCTCATCAATCCCCATATGTATGGTTATAAGGGCCCCAAGTGGGTGTACCGGGTAGAGTTCAAGGACAAGCAGGACGTGGGCTACTGGCAGAACTATGGATACCCCATTGACGCCTACATCGAGGGCCAACGTAACCCCCTCTTCGGCTAG